The sequence below is a genomic window from Anaerolineales bacterium.
GCCAAAGCGGCGATCGGCTACGTCCCCGACACGCCCAACCTGTATATGAAGCTTTCGGCCCGGGAACTCCTGCGATTCGTAGGCGACCTCTACGAGCTGCCGCAGGCCAAAGTCCGGGAGCGGATCGACGAACTGCTGCGGCTGTTCGACCTGGCCGATGCCGGCAACGACCTGATCGACTCCTACAGCCACGGCATGAAGCAGAAGGCGGCCCTGGCCGCGGCGCTGATCCACGATCCGAAGGTGCTGGTCCTCGACGAACCGACGGTCGGACTGGATCCGAAATCCGCGCGATTGATCAAGGACATGCTGCGCCAGCTGGCCGACCGCGGCGCGGCGGTGTTCCTCTCCACCCACATCCTCGAGATCGCCGAGCGGATGTGCGACCGGATCGGCATCATCGACCGCGGAAATCTCGCGGCGGTGGGGACGATGGACGAACTGCGGGCTTTGGGCAAAGGCGAGCGCAGCCTGGAGGACATCTTCCTCGCCGTGACCGGCGGGGCCGAGGAGGCCGAGATCGCCGAGGTGCTGAAATGACGGCCGTCCGTCCCGCCGGCTGGAAGGAGCCCTTCCATCCCGAGCATTCCCTGTGGCACCATGTGTGGCGCCTGCTGGGCCTGCAGGTCCGGATTTCCTGGAGCACGTTCCGCGCCGCGAAATTGCGCCGCAAGATCGGCACGGTCGCCCTGGCTGTGGTGATTCTGGTTTTCGCCGGCGGCGT
It includes:
- a CDS encoding ABC transporter ATP-binding protein, with translation MDASSPLIQTSHLVKKFGEKTAVNDVSFAVHGGEVFGFLGPNGAGKTTTIKAIVGLLQPTSGTVTVAGYDVQLQPTQAKAAIGYVPDTPNLYMKLSARELLRFVGDLYELPQAKVRERIDELLRLFDLADAGNDLIDSYSHGMKQKAALAAALIHDPKVLVLDEPTVGLDPKSARLIKDMLRQLADRGAAVFLSTHILEIAERMCDRIGIIDRGNLAAVGTMDELRALGKGERSLEDIFLAVTGGAEEAEIAEVLK